The nucleotide window CCATCCATGATTGCCTTAAGCTCACCCGTTTGAGAATCTGCAAGTAGAATGGTCCCCATAATGGTGGGTTTTCCTCGTTCCTTGTTCTTGGGGTAATCACAGACGACTTTACAGGCAACCCCCATATCTTCAACATATGCAGGCATAAAGGCCCACCAACGCCATTCTTCTCCTGGCAACGTGAATTGGCTTTTTGATGGATAGACAGTCCTTCCCTTTGCATGCTTGCGGAAGGCCTCTTCTACGACCTCAATGCATTCCTCCATGCTTACGAGTTGGGCAATATCTTCGCCTTTCAGGATTATCATTGCACTTAACCATAGAAGAACATGCAGAAAAGGTCTACTATAAGCGGCAAAAGGTTGTAGTTAAAATTGGTCTGACCACTACATGAAACCGGTGAAGGTGTACTCTCGCGCGACGAGTGAAGGTTCTTTAAAGCCATCTTCACAGCTCAAATCAGCACCAGACTCGATTACACACGGATGCCGAAACTGATGCAGAAGGAAAAGGAAGAGCTCTTCAAAATACGACAATTGCCAGAGGATGTGGACAGGCGGTTTCAAGAGGAGCTAAATGATGAACAATATGAAGCCGTTACCCATGAAGCAGGACCGGCACTTGTTATTGCTGGTCCCGGATCGGGAAAAACAAGGGTACTGACATACAGAGCTGCCTGGTTGCTTGAGAAAGGAGCTTCCCCAGAAGCAATCGCACTCATGACATTTACAAAGAAAGCAGCTCAAGACATGATTCGTCGTGTCGAGTATCTTACAGGAGGAAAAGGCAATCGCATTATTGCAGGAACGTTCCACCACATATGCAATCGCTTTCTGAAGAAAAATGCCGACGCCTTGGACTGGGGATACACTTCTGATTTCACGATTCTAGACAGAGAAGATGCTGAAGATCTCATGAAACTCGTTGTTGGTAGACGCATTCCCGAAGAACAGCAAGGACATCACCCTCGGCCGTCTCAACTGGTCAATATCTATTCGAAAGCGTTGAATCTTGCTGAGAAGATAAAGGAGGTCGTGAAGGAATTCTATCCGGGGTATGAGGAACAAGCGGGTTTCATCATCAGAATGATT belongs to Candidatus Lokiarchaeota archaeon and includes:
- a CDS encoding ornithine cyclodeaminase family protein; translation: MIILKGEDIAQLVSMEECIEVVEEAFRKHAKGRTVYPSKSQFTLPGEEWRWWAFMPAYVEDMGVACKVVCDYPKNKERGKPTIMGTILLADSQTGELKAIMDG